In the genome of Sphingobium yanoikuyae, the window ATCGATCCAGAACAAGGAGATCGCAGGCAAGGGCGCTAGCTACATGAAGCGCAACAACATGGTCTGGAAGGATGGCTGGATCGTCCAGCAGCCCGGCCCCGAAAACTCGCTGGGGCTGGTCAAGTTCGACATGAAGAACGACCATGAAATCTATCTTCATGATACGCCGGCCAAGCAGTTGTTCGCCGAGGTCCAGCGCCAGCGCAGCCATGGCTGTGTCCGGGTCGATGATGCGGTGGGTTTTGCCGAGAAGATCGCCCGGGACGAAGGCATTCTGGATCAATGGAACAAGGCGCGCGCGACGGGCAAGGAAGGCTTTGTCGAACTGCCGCGGGAGATCCCGGTTCGCCTGTTCTATTCGACGATATTGTTCGACGATGAAGGGGCGCCCGTGATCCGCGCCGACCCTTATGGCTGGAATGATCGAGTGGCAGGGGCGCTTGGTTTTGGCCAGCGGCAGGGCTCCCGCCTTCGGGCCGGGGGCGATGATGTCGGCCCCTGATGGGCTGCCGCGGCGGACGCGCGCAGACCATGGGCGAGCCTGTGCCCCGGGCGTGGTGGCAGCGGGCTGACAATAGGCTAGGGCTGACTCACGTGGACCGAGGCGAGGCCCAGCCAGGCCGCCATGATGCTGAGTTCTTCGAGCAGGGCGTCATGGGCGTCCGGAGGGGCGTCGGGCTCCAGATGCACCGAACGCGCGAGCAGAACTGAGGCCTCCAGATCGACGCTGGTAACCAGGCGGTCGCCCGTGAGGAACGGCAATACATAATAGCCGCTTATATCTACTCCCAGACGGTCAATGGCCGTCCCGGCAAGTTCGCAGATACTTACTCGAACGATCAAGACTGGACCATTGTAAGCGTGGCCTGAGCACCGCAGCTATGCGGCTTGAGCGACGTCTTGCTCGCTCGGCTGCCAGTTCCACGGCATGAGTTCGTCCCAGCGAGTAGCGGGCCAGTCGCCAGCGATCTTCTCGATGACATCGGCGATGTAGGCCTGCGGTTCGATGCCGTTGAGCTTGGCGGTCTCGATGACGGAATAGATGGCCGCAGCCCGTTCGCCGCCAGCCTTCGATCCGGCAAAGATCCAGTTCTTGCGGCCGATCGCCACGGGGCGGATCGCGCGCTCGGCGATGTTGTTGTCGATCTCGGCAACGCCTGAGCCGATCGAATTCCGGTTTTGCGAAATGCCGCCAGATCCGGTGTGCCAGCGATATCTTCCCATTCTTCGAAGTCAGGAATGATCGCGCGCTGGCCGAATTTCAGAGCAAGCGTGCAACTACTATAAGCGCGCGGGTTTACCCATTGCCAGAAACCAACCGCCTCGGACGGCAGGCCGCGATGCGCGAGAAGCTGGAGTTCTCCGCCATGGCCCGAAGGATCGTCTATTGGGCAAAGAAGTTGCATCGTGCCGAACTGCGAACCTGTAATGGCCACAGCCGCCTCAACAATCTTACCGTAGAGTTCAAATCGGTCTTGCTCGCCTATAAGGGCGACGCTGATGCTGTGCAGCAAATCGATGTCGGAGAGGCTGCCCTTGCTCGGATCGGCGGTGTCGCCAATCGGCAGCACCTGCGTACCTTGCTGTAAGATCGACATTCTGAAAGTCCCCATGAGCGACATGCCTCGACGCACTTAGGGGCAAAATCCGCCGTCTCTCAGGAAGTTCCTTTATCCCAGAGGTCTGCGCGCCTCTGGGACAAGCTGGTTCGGATCAGGCGAACAGCTCCTGCACAGCCTTTGCCACATTATGTGTAGTGTAGGGCTTTTGCACGACCATGGCCGACCTGTGTTCCATGGGAAGGCTTGCCTGCTCACCATAGCCTGACGCGAAGAAATAAGGGACGCCTTGCTCTTGCAGCCTGTCGGCGATCCCGAGACTTGTCTGATCGCCCAGGTTGATGTCGAGGATCGCGAAGTCGAAGCGGGCTTCATCAAGCAGATCATGGGCCGCCTCTGCGATGGACGCGGTGGATACAGAAGCGCCCAAGCGGTTGAGGATGTCTTCGGCATCCAGCGCGATGATGAGGCTGTCCTCAACCAGCAGCACTGATTTCTGGCCGGCCACCCCGATGTCGACGGGGTGCTGACTTGACACGTTCGAGCGCTGGATGTGGATCGTGGGACCATCAACCTTGCGAGCGTCGGAGACGTGCCGGGAAGGAATGAGAAACTCGGCGCGCACACCCTCTGGGGCATATTCTATGTTTGCCTGACCTCCCAAATCATATGGGACCGAGCGTTTGATGATGGTCGTTCCAAAACCCTTCCGCTTGGGCGCCTGGACGGTTGGACCGCCGCTTTCCTGCCACACAAACCGCAGGTCGCCCTTATGATCGCGCGACCAGTCGATATGGACTTCGCCCGTTCCCGACAGGCTGCCATATTTCGTGGAGTTGGTGACGAGTTCATGGACCACCAGAGCCATAGTCGAATAGGCCTGGGGATTGATGAGCGTCGGTGTGCCATTGGCAATGATCGCACTTTGCCGGTCGGCGGCAAAAGCCGCCGCTTCGGCATCGATCAGAGCGCCGAGCGGTGCCGGCCCCCAATGGTCATCGGTGATCTGGTTATGCGCCCGCGCCAGCGCATGAATTCGGCCATCAACGAGACGGACAAATTCTTTCACCTCGGGACTGTCGGGCTGAGACTGCCGGATCAAACCACGGATCACGCCGAGAATATTGCGCACACGGTGATTAAGCTCTGCGATCAGCATTTCCTGACGCGCGGTCGACTGACGCCGTTCGGCGGCCGCCTCATCGGCCAGACGCAACACAACCTCGATCAGGGTCGCGCGCAAAGTCTCCGCGACACGTAACTCGGATTCCGTGAACGGCTCGGCATGCCCTTCCACGGTCTCTTTCCATTCAGCGAAACTTTCGCGCGGGGTGAGACGAGGGCCGTTAGGGCCATATTCAATTGGCTTATGGGGATCGCCTGCCCAACGGACCGACTGCTTGAGTTCCTTTCGGAACAGCATGACATAGTCGCGAGGTGAGCGAGAAATCGGAATCGCAAGGAGGCCAGCGGCCTGCTCGGCATATTCATCAGCACCATCGACAAGGCTGCCGATTGTATCGGTGGTGAAGACACGGCCAGCGGCCAGCCCGTTCAATGCCCTGACGATGCGTCGAAACTCTTCCGTCGGCGGGGTGACACCGGAGAAGGCGTAGTTGCCGTTGATCCAGACGCCGACGCCGTCAGCGGGGATTGCGCTCGTCAGAATGTCTCCAAGCCAATCGGGATCTTGCAGCAGCGTCTCGTCCGATGCCACCGCACCAAGCAGCTGATCAGAGATGTTGCGAGCGCGCTCCTCGTATTCGGCAACCTGGCGACGTTCGCGCGATTCGAGGCGCATTGCGAACATTTCCGCGAACAGCTCACACACCGAACGGCGTTCGAACGTCGGCGAGCGCGGCGAATAATGGTGACAGGCGAACAGCCCCCAGAGCTTGTCGTCGACCACGATCGAGATCGACAGGGAGGCTGCCACTCCCATGTTCTTCAAATACTCGATATGAATTGGCGAAACCGATCGCAGAATCGAGAGCGACAGATCAAGGCGCTTACCCGACCGATCAATCTCGGGGACGACGGGCACCGGCTGCGCGTCCACATCGCGTATCACACGGACGAGGTTGCGCTTGTAGAGCTCGCGCGCCTGGCGGGGGATGTCGCTGGCCGGATAGTTCAGCCCCAGGAAGCTGCCGATGCCTGTTTTACTCGCCTCGGCGACGACAGCACCGGCGCCGGAGGCTGCAAATTTATAGACCATGACCCGATCGTAACCAAGCAGGGCGCGCACCTGCCGGGCGCCCTCGCGGAAGAACGCCGTCATGTCTTTGGTGCGGTCGAGCCGTGACATCATCCCGCGAACCGCATTGGTGGCATCGCCACCTGCAGCCGAGCCGGGTTCCGCTTCGATGACGATCTGACCGTTCGAGAAGTGAACTGCCACATCGTAAGGCTGGCCAGATGTGCCGATCTGGCAGGCAAACAGACGCTCAACCATATCGGGCTCAGCCAGCAGGGAAATACGGTTGCGCAGGTCATGCAGGAAGGTCGCGGGAACATAGTCTGGCAGCGGCGCGCCAATCAGCGCCTCCGGATCGGAGCCCAGAAGATCGCGGATGTTTGCGGATACCCGGGCAATGATCCAATCAGTGCTGACCGCGATCAGGAAGCCGGGCTGCTGGATCGCGCCGAGAAGATGGATTGGCTCACGATCACAGTTCGTCAGATCGGTCTTGTCAAAATCCGCCACGCTGTCCCCAAGGTCTTTGAAAGTGCAAAGATCCGGCATGCGCCCGGTTCGCCTATCGGGCGCATCCTTAACTCTGTCCAGCTCAATTTGGTTTCGCAATGCTGCCAGACACCGGGGATGGCATTGCACCTTGATCGAGATCAGTGATGGCGAGTTACTCCGGTCATAAATCCCCTGCGAGCCGATAATCCGGCCATCGACTGTGACTCAATTACCTTATCATAAAATCCAAGGCGATCTGACATACTCTTAACTTAGATTAATTTTTCGAGGGTGATCGGCAAATCGCGCACACGCCTTCCGGTCGCATTGTAGATTGCGTTGGCGACCGCAGCCCCCGTGCCGGTGATACCAATTTCGCCGACGCCCCGCGCGCCCATGGGTGTGTGGGGATCTGGAACGTCGGTCCAGATAACGTCGATTTCGGGAACGTCCATATGCACAGGCACATGATATTCGGCGAGGCTGGGGTTCATGATCCGTCCGCTCCGCTCGTCAAACTGTGCCTCTTCCATCAGCGCGAGGCCCAGGCCCATGATGATGCCGCCCCTGAACTGGCTCGCCGCGGTCTTAGGGTTGAGGATGCGGCCGCAGTCAAACGATCCCAGGAAGCGGGAGACGCGCGGTTCACCCGTAACCATGTTGACCCGCACTTCGCAGAACATGGCGCCATGACTGTGCATCGACCAGTGCATCGTCTCGAGCGGCATGGGCGGCTCGGCTTCGATCACTACGGCGTCGCGCTGGGCGCGCGACAGGATGGAAGCATAGCTTTCATACCGCGATGGATCTTCCAGGCTGGCAAGGCCGCCATCCCGGCTCCCCACCTCTGAATGTTTCAGGCCAGCGAGAGGGGAATCATTCCCGGCCAGCGCCAGTAGTTCCACAACCAGCTTGTTATAGGCCGCGATCACGGAGGCTCCGATTGATGCCGTCTGTTGCGACCCGCCTGCAAGGACCAGACCGGGCAGGGTAGAGTCGCCATAATTGAAGCGAATTTGCTCCATCGGCAGGCCAAGTCGCTCGGCTGCCACCTGCGTCTGGGCAGTGGCGGTACCCATGCCCATTTCATGGGCGGCGATGTCAATTATTGCCTGGCCGTCGCGAGACAGGGTGATACGGGCAGCACCGCCGGGCATGCGGTAATAGGGATAGGTCGCGGTGGCGCATCCCATGCCGACCAGCCATTCGCCTTCCTGCTGCATCCGGGGCATCGGGTTGCGCGCGCTCCAGCCGAAACGCTCGGCCCCGTCGCGCCATGCCTGGTCAATATGCCGGGCTGAAAAGGGCAGGCCGGATATCGGGTCCTTCTCCGGCTCGTTGCGCAAGCGCAGTTCAATCGGGTCGATGCCGAGCTTTTCTGCAAGTTCGTCCATCGCGCATTCAAGTGCAAAGGTGCCGACCGCCTCGCCGGGCGCGCGCATGAAGGTGTTGCTGGTCATGTCGATCTCGACATGCTGAACGTCCAGCAGGATATTCTCCGCGGCATAGGCGCTGCGCGTTGGAAGAATGAATGGCTCCGGCATGACATTGTGCGATGTCTTGGCCGTCACACCGCGATGAATGAGTGCGGTGAGCTTCCCCTGCGCGTCTGAGCCCAGGGCAACGCGCTGCTCGGTCGGCGAGCGACCACCCACGATGCGATAGACGCCTTCGCGCGACAGCATCAGTCGCACAGGTCGCTCGGCGAGTTTCGCCGCTGCCGCCGCGATGATCTGATGCTGCCACAATGTTTTGCTGCCGAAACCGCCGCCGACATAGGGCGAGGTGATGACCACCTTGTCGGCTGGCAAGTCGAACACCTGCCCCAGCGTCCAGGCCGAATGTGCGACGGCCTGCTGCGCATCATGGATGCGTAACATGTCACCCTGCCACGATAGCGTGACGGCATGAAGCTCGATGGGGTTATGATTGTGGCGCGGCGTCGAATAGGCCGCGTCGATCTTGACGGCGGCCTTTTCGAATGCCCCCTGCGCATCGCCCACCTCGTCATGCAGGGGCTGGCCCATGAACTGCGACTGGGTCGTCCCCTTGGCGATCGCCGCGTGGAAGTCGGTTTCCGCCGGCTCTGCTGCATATTTCACATCGACCAGGGCGGCGGCATGGTCTGCCTGCTCCTGCGTGTCAGCAAGCACGATGGCGATCGGCTGACCATTCCAGTAGATTTTCTCATCCTGCAGCACGGGAATGCTGTCGCCAGCTGCGGCCTTGGGATCACTCATGAACAAAGGCGCGGGCTTCAGCCTCGGGGCATTGCGGTAGGTCATCACGAGCACGACGCCGGGCGCTTTCTCCGCCGCTTGGACATCTAGCGAGGTGATCCGACCTTTCGCGATCTTGCTATAGACGATGGCGGCATAGACCATGTCCTCCAGAGGAAATTCTGCTGCAAAAAGGGCTGCGCCTGATACTTTGAGCGGGCCGTCGATGCGTGACACGGGCTTGCCGACATGGCCATGCTGGTGGCGGATGAGCGGATCAGGTTCGCCGCCCGGCATCCAGCTGTCGGGCGCAAGTGCCACGACCTTGGCCATCGCGCTCTGCATCAGGCCTTGCGCCAATGCCTTGCCGCTATCGATCAGGCTCATGCCATGTCCTCCATCAACTGCGTAAGCACCGCGATCATCGTCCGCCGCGCTAGCTCGACCTTGAAGCCGTTGTCGCGGAGCGGTCGGGCCTGGGCCAGTTCCTCCGACGCAGCCTTTGTGAAGGCATCTATCGTTGCGGGTGACCCACGCAAAAGCGCTTCCGCCTTGGCCGCGCGCCACGGCTTGTGGGCGACGCCACCGAGCGCTAGCCGGACGTCCCGCACATGCCCTTGTTCCACATCGAGCACAGCTGCGATCGAAACGAGCGCAAAAGCATAGCTCGCCCGATCGCGGACCTTGCGGTAGGTCGAGCGCGTGGTAGGTAAGGCTGCTGGCAGTTCGATGGCGGTGATGAGTTCGCCCGTATGCAAATTGGTGTCGATATCTGGGCGATCGCCGGGCAGGCGATGAACGTCAGCAAATGCGATTTGGCGTTCCCCGTTCGGCCCCAGCAGATAAACAATGGCATCGAGCGCAGCCAATGCCACGCACATGTCCGATGGATGGGTGGCGATACAATCATCGGACGCGCCAAGGATCGCATGATTTCTGGTGAATCCGCCAATCGCGTCGCACCCGCTTCCCGGGATGCGTTTGTTGCATTGTGCGCCATCCTGATCATAGAAATAGAGGCATCGGGTGCGCTGCAGGACGTTGCCGGCGACGGTCGCCATATTGCGGATTTGTGCGCTGGCGCCGGCGACGATCGCGCGTGAAAGAAGTGGGTATCGTTCGCGGATGGCACGATGTTCCGCCACCGCCGTGTTGCGCGCCGCGGCGCCGATCAGAATGCTGCCATCAGACTGTTCTACAATGTCCGTGCGCAGGCCTGTCACATCGATCAAGGCCGAGGGGCTCTCGATATTTTCCCGCATGAGATCGATGAGGTTGGTTCCTCCGCCAAGATAGCGGACCCCGCCGCCGGCCTGTCGAAGCGCCTCGTCGGCCGTGGTGGCGCGATGATAGGTAAAGGGGGTCATTGGGCGACCTCCGCAAAAGTCTCCAGGATTGCGTCAACAATGCCATTATGCGCGCCGCAGCGGCACAGATTGCCGCTCATCCGCTCGCGTACCTCGTCGCGCGTCATTGCGATGCTGCTGCCGAGCGCTTGCGTTACATGGCTGGGGACGCCGCGTTTCAACTCGGCGGCCATTCCGACTGCCGAACATATCTGTCCCGGTGTACAATAGCCGCATTGGAAGCCGTCATGCTCGACAAAGGCTTGCTGCAGAGAGTGCAGATTGTCGGCGCTGCCCAAGCCTTCGATTGTTGTAATCTCCTGCCCCTCATATTGAGCGGCGAGCGCGAGACAGGACAGGATCCGCTCCCCGTCCGCCAGCACGGTGCAGGCGCCACATGCGCCTTGATTGCAGCCTTTCTTCGATCCGGTGAGGCCCTGTTGCTCCCGCAGGAAGTCGAGGAGAGAAATGCGGGGATCCTCAGGACCCTCGACCACGGCGCCATTTATAAGGATGCTCATCCATCACTCCCCAAAGTCGGGTGCGTAAACATGGTAGAAATGCGCGGGTGGAGGTTTCGGGCCCATCATCTCCTTTTTCAAATGACGTTGTCGATCGGACTCGGGGCGGTGACGCTGGAAGCTACGGCCTGCGCGAGTGATGATCGATCCGGTCGCGCTGCCTTTCCGAAAGCAGAAACATGCGGCCGGACGCCCGGAATTCAAGGAGATGGCGCGCATAAGCTGAGACCCAGAATATTCCCAGTTTCGTCTGTCTGATCTGCCTATTTGGGGGGGCGTTGCCTTCAGACCCGATGATGCATCGAATCGCTGGATCGTGCGCGGCCAAGCGCTAATGGTGCGCTCATGCGTAGACTGATCCTGACCGCCGCTCTCTTCTCGATGACTTCGCCCGCTCTCGCCTGGGGACCGATCGGCCACCGGGTGACCGGCGCCATTGCCGATCGGAACCTAAGCGGCCTAGCCCGAGCCAATGTCCAGCTTCTCCTGGGCGAGGAGGATCTGGCACAGGCGGCAACCTGGCCCGACGACATGAAATCCGACCCCGCCGATTTCTGGCAGAAACAGGCCAACCCCTGGCATTATGTGACCGTCCGCGAGGGCGATGCCTATACGAACGTCGACGCGCCCGCCGAAGGTGACGCAATGACGGCCCTGACACGCTTTACGGCGACCCTTCGCAATCCCGCGGCGTCGATCGACGACAAGCGCCTTGCCCTGCGCTTCGTCGTCCATATCATCGGCGATCTTCACCAGCCGCTTCATGCCGGTGGCGGCAATGACCGGGGCGGCAACGACATGAAGGTGAGCTGGTTCGGCCGCTCGACCAATCTCCATTCGGTCTGGGACAGCGCTATGATCGAGCAGCGATCCTTATCCTATTCCGAACTTGCCGACTGGCTGGCGCGCGCGATCACGCCCGAGCAGGTCATAGCCTGGAATAATCGCGATCCGGGCACCTGGATCCGCGAAAGCATCGCGCTGCGCAAGACCATCTATCCCACCGACACGAACCTGTCCTGGGACTATGCCTATCAGCACCGTCTCGAGCTTGATGATCGGCTGAAGCGCGGCGGCATCCGTATCGCCGCCTATCTCAACTGGGTGTTCGAAAATTCTCAGGACCAGAACGGGGCCGAGGCCCGATCTCCGCGCAAGCCTGCAAGGCGCAAATGACATGCCACGCGGCACGCGGCACGAACTTGTCGACATGCTGCTTGGCGATGGTCCTTACCCCGTGCTGCGTGTCGCCGATGGAGGGGAATGGCGGCTCGATTGCACCAGATCCTGCCGGCATCTTCTTGGTCGACGAGTCCGGGTCGTAGGGACAAGGTCTGATTTCGACATGCTCGATGTCGAGCGGATCGAACCCACCTGAGCATTATCGGGGAGGCGCCGCCTCTCAGCGAAAATCTCGTGTCTTGACCTTGATGCCCTCTGTCGGCTGGCCCGGAATGATGCCCGAGCCCAGGCGCAGGTCGGGATCGTAAAGATCGCGGGGGCCGCGCCCGAGCGGCCTGTTCGCCGCATCGCGCGGATCGGGGGCCATGGCGCTTCTGACGATATCGGCGCGGCTGACCTGATAGATGCTGGCGACATCCGCCCGCTGCCCTACGCTGGCAAGGAGGGGCGAGAGGTCGTCGAGCCGCTGGGCGATGAGATGGATCACATCGCCCCCCTTCTGGACCTGACCGCGCACACCCATTATCGAGGCGCCCAGCACCACGCGCCGATGCTTCTCGAAGAGATTGGGCCAGACGACGAGATTGGCGACATCGGTCTCATCCTCAAGCGTGATGAACATGGTGCCCTTGGCGGAGCCTGGCTTCTGCCGCAGGAGAACGAGGCCGGCGAGATTGACCCATCGCCCGTCGCGAATATCCTTGAGCGCGGCGCAGGCAACCCGCGCTGACCGGTTCTGTGCAATTGCTTGAGCAGCGGTTTAATGTTCGCTTGTTCGATCGCGACCGTTCGGGCGTCCGGGTTACAGCGGAGGGGCAAGTGATGTTGGACGCGGCGGCCGCGCTGCTTGCCAATGCGGAGGATTTGGAGCGGCAATGGGACTGCACCGCCAAGGGACAATCGGGATTGGTGCGGTTCGGAGTGGCCCCCATGCCGCCGCGCGCCTTTTTGTCCGAGGCCTTGTTGGAGCGGCTCTCGACGGCGCCCGAAGTGCGCAACGATGTGATCGTGCGCAACGTTGATGCGCTGCTTCCGTTGCTGGTTGCAGGCGAAATCGAGTTCTTCATCGCCGCTGAGGGTCAGATTCCTGAGACCATTCCTGTCCGGGCAGAGGGCGTGGGGCGTTGCCCGCGCGGGCTGATTGTGCGACCTGGTCATCCGCTCCTGTCAGAAGATGCGCGGGAGGGCAGCTATCCTGTCCTCATTTCCGGCGGCATGGGATCGGCCCGCTTGGCGGATATGAGGGAACCGGGCGACGGCCCGCACCATATCGTAGAGGATTTCGGCACGCTGGTCCGGCTTACTGCCGCTACTGATGCGATCTGGCATTGTTCTGCCTTTGCGGTGGCGGAAGAGATCGAACTTGGATTGCTGTGTGAACTGCCCGAATCAATCTATATGGATCCGCCGGACTTCCGCATAATGGCTTATTCTCTCGAACGGCGTAGCCTATCGGCGCCGGCCAAGGCATTGCTTCATATCTTTCGTCGACAGATAGGGATTCTACTCCCTCGTCATCGGCCTGCCTCACCTCCGCAAATTCGGTTACCCTAGGATGCTGTGGCCCTGACAAATAATCGCTGGACGTCAATGACTTTACCTGCAGGAATTCATGTGAAAAGGCGGCGACGCGAGCGAATTCGGCTTCCAACGCTCCCCGCGAGATCAGCTTTCGGGCCCTAGTTCGGGCAGAGCCCATAATATCCGCGCGTGCTGACGCCATGCTTCCAATGTCACCGCTCTCTTCTGGAACCGGCTGTTTGCTGTGCAGCGTGGCGCCGG includes:
- a CDS encoding HWE histidine kinase domain-containing protein; amino-acid sequence: MPDLCTFKDLGDSVADFDKTDLTNCDREPIHLLGAIQQPGFLIAVSTDWIIARVSANIRDLLGSDPEALIGAPLPDYVPATFLHDLRNRISLLAEPDMVERLFACQIGTSGQPYDVAVHFSNGQIVIEAEPGSAAGGDATNAVRGMMSRLDRTKDMTAFFREGARQVRALLGYDRVMVYKFAASGAGAVVAEASKTGIGSFLGLNYPASDIPRQARELYKRNLVRVIRDVDAQPVPVVPEIDRSGKRLDLSLSILRSVSPIHIEYLKNMGVAASLSISIVVDDKLWGLFACHHYSPRSPTFERRSVCELFAEMFAMRLESRERRQVAEYEERARNISDQLLGAVASDETLLQDPDWLGDILTSAIPADGVGVWINGNYAFSGVTPPTEEFRRIVRALNGLAAGRVFTTDTIGSLVDGADEYAEQAAGLLAIPISRSPRDYVMLFRKELKQSVRWAGDPHKPIEYGPNGPRLTPRESFAEWKETVEGHAEPFTESELRVAETLRATLIEVVLRLADEAAAERRQSTARQEMLIAELNHRVRNILGVIRGLIRQSQPDSPEVKEFVRLVDGRIHALARAHNQITDDHWGPAPLGALIDAEAAAFAADRQSAIIANGTPTLINPQAYSTMALVVHELVTNSTKYGSLSGTGEVHIDWSRDHKGDLRFVWQESGGPTVQAPKRKGFGTTIIKRSVPYDLGGQANIEYAPEGVRAEFLIPSRHVSDARKVDGPTIHIQRSNVSSQHPVDIGVAGQKSVLLVEDSLIIALDAEDILNRLGASVSTASIAEAAHDLLDEARFDFAILDINLGDQTSLGIADRLQEQGVPYFFASGYGEQASLPMEHRSAMVVQKPYTTHNVAKAVQELFA
- a CDS encoding xanthine dehydrogenase family protein molybdopterin-binding subunit, whose product is MSLIDSGKALAQGLMQSAMAKVVALAPDSWMPGGEPDPLIRHQHGHVGKPVSRIDGPLKVSGAALFAAEFPLEDMVYAAIVYSKIAKGRITSLDVQAAEKAPGVVLVMTYRNAPRLKPAPLFMSDPKAAAGDSIPVLQDEKIYWNGQPIAIVLADTQEQADHAAALVDVKYAAEPAETDFHAAIAKGTTQSQFMGQPLHDEVGDAQGAFEKAAVKIDAAYSTPRHNHNPIELHAVTLSWQGDMLRIHDAQQAVAHSAWTLGQVFDLPADKVVITSPYVGGGFGSKTLWQHQIIAAAAAKLAERPVRLMLSREGVYRIVGGRSPTEQRVALGSDAQGKLTALIHRGVTAKTSHNVMPEPFILPTRSAYAAENILLDVQHVEIDMTSNTFMRAPGEAVGTFALECAMDELAEKLGIDPIELRLRNEPEKDPISGLPFSARHIDQAWRDGAERFGWSARNPMPRMQQEGEWLVGMGCATATYPYYRMPGGAARITLSRDGQAIIDIAAHEMGMGTATAQTQVAAERLGLPMEQIRFNYGDSTLPGLVLAGGSQQTASIGASVIAAYNKLVVELLALAGNDSPLAGLKHSEVGSRDGGLASLEDPSRYESYASILSRAQRDAVVIEAEPPMPLETMHWSMHSHGAMFCEVRVNMVTGEPRVSRFLGSFDCGRILNPKTAASQFRGGIIMGLGLALMEEAQFDERSGRIMNPSLAEYHVPVHMDVPEIDVIWTDVPDPHTPMGARGVGEIGITGTGAAVANAIYNATGRRVRDLPITLEKLI
- a CDS encoding FAD binding domain-containing protein, producing the protein MTPFTYHRATTADEALRQAGGGVRYLGGGTNLIDLMRENIESPSALIDVTGLRTDIVEQSDGSILIGAAARNTAVAEHRAIRERYPLLSRAIVAGASAQIRNMATVAGNVLQRTRCLYFYDQDGAQCNKRIPGSGCDAIGGFTRNHAILGASDDCIATHPSDMCVALAALDAIVYLLGPNGERQIAFADVHRLPGDRPDIDTNLHTGELITAIELPAALPTTRSTYRKVRDRASYAFALVSIAAVLDVEQGHVRDVRLALGGVAHKPWRAAKAEALLRGSPATIDAFTKAASEELAQARPLRDNGFKVELARRTMIAVLTQLMEDMA
- a CDS encoding 2Fe-2S iron-sulfur cluster-binding protein; translated protein: MSILINGAVVEGPEDPRISLLDFLREQQGLTGSKKGCNQGACGACTVLADGERILSCLALAAQYEGQEITTIEGLGSADNLHSLQQAFVEHDGFQCGYCTPGQICSAVGMAAELKRGVPSHVTQALGSSIAMTRDEVRERMSGNLCRCGAHNGIVDAILETFAEVAQ
- a CDS encoding S1/P1 nuclease; amino-acid sequence: MRRLILTAALFSMTSPALAWGPIGHRVTGAIADRNLSGLARANVQLLLGEEDLAQAATWPDDMKSDPADFWQKQANPWHYVTVREGDAYTNVDAPAEGDAMTALTRFTATLRNPAASIDDKRLALRFVVHIIGDLHQPLHAGGGNDRGGNDMKVSWFGRSTNLHSVWDSAMIEQRSLSYSELADWLARAITPEQVIAWNNRDPGTWIRESIALRKTIYPTDTNLSWDYAYQHRLELDDRLKRGGIRIAAYLNWVFENSQDQNGAEARSPRKPARRK
- a CDS encoding DUF5818 domain-containing protein; this encodes MPRGTRHELVDMLLGDGPYPVLRVADGGEWRLDCTRSCRHLLGRRVRVVGTRSDFDMLDVERIEPT
- a CDS encoding LysR family transcriptional regulator: MQLLEQRFNVRLFDRDRSGVRVTAEGQVMLDAAAALLANAEDLERQWDCTAKGQSGLVRFGVAPMPPRAFLSEALLERLSTAPEVRNDVIVRNVDALLPLLVAGEIEFFIAAEGQIPETIPVRAEGVGRCPRGLIVRPGHPLLSEDAREGSYPVLISGGMGSARLADMREPGDGPHHIVEDFGTLVRLTAATDAIWHCSAFAVAEEIELGLLCELPESIYMDPPDFRIMAYSLERRSLSAPAKALLHIFRRQIGILLPRHRPASPPQIRLP